In Desulfomonile tiedjei DSM 6799, a genomic segment contains:
- a CDS encoding bacteriohemerythrin: MADWISWTSDLTLNVPKIDEQHRELIRQFNDLGEAVWDGKGREAIGDILRFLADYTVKHFRDREPLMDTLSYPNSDAHMKVHAALIEEVSEFIRKVEVGSVESQLVISVVDRLGQWTRQHIRLEDKALGQYVLSKE; the protein is encoded by the coding sequence ATGGCTGACTGGATTTCCTGGACCTCTGATTTGACTCTCAATGTGCCAAAGATCGATGAGCAGCACCGAGAATTGATCCGTCAGTTTAACGATCTCGGAGAAGCCGTGTGGGATGGTAAAGGGCGGGAAGCCATAGGCGACATCCTTAGATTTCTTGCAGACTATACGGTCAAGCATTTCCGCGACAGAGAACCTCTCATGGATACGTTGAGTTATCCCAATTCTGACGCCCACATGAAGGTCCACGCCGCCTTGATAGAAGAGGTAAGTGAGTTTATCCGCAAGGTTGAAGTAGGCTCGGTCGAGAGCCAGCTGGTGATCTCGGTCGTTGACAGGCTGGGCCAATGGACGAGGCAGCACATCAGATTAGAAGATAAGGCTCTGGGCCAATATGTTCTCAGCAAAGAGTGA
- a CDS encoding PilZ domain-containing protein, with amino-acid sequence MNKPKICAKQALEDIQAGNDDDYLMKKYRLSPKGLQSLFQKLGQAGIIKHLNAHEVMADLRTGISSQGLMKKYGLTSEGLQNLFQELDRAGLLRGTAEQRGVPSKVVINIHRIAEDIRVGLTKSQLMQKYHLSARGLRWISMTLISSGAIAWWEIYDSLCANYEDLIPDRLRQTRRYPLPFHCPVHEADNPHVVGQLRDVSENGLGVVGMRARTGDTKNLVIQGDEFGEFASFSLESTCRWITKDQRGVFVAGFEISHISIGNLKEFELLLHIVKSRVETNRSSVGGTCFAEVPVSDGRLTRNEKRSDIASDLMD; translated from the coding sequence ATGAACAAGCCTAAGATTTGTGCCAAGCAAGCTTTAGAAGATATTCAAGCAGGCAATGATGATGATTACCTCATGAAGAAATACAGGCTTTCGCCAAAAGGTCTCCAAAGCCTGTTCCAAAAATTGGGACAGGCTGGGATCATCAAGCATTTGAATGCACATGAGGTAATGGCAGACCTGAGAACTGGAATTAGCAGCCAAGGTCTCATGAAAAAATATGGGCTGACGTCAGAAGGACTGCAGAACCTGTTCCAGGAGCTCGATCGCGCAGGTCTTCTGAGGGGAACTGCTGAACAGCGCGGGGTGCCATCCAAGGTGGTCATCAACATTCACCGGATAGCGGAAGATATTCGGGTGGGTCTGACCAAGAGCCAGCTAATGCAGAAATACCATCTGAGCGCCCGAGGTCTAAGATGGATATCAATGACCCTCATCAGTTCGGGAGCGATCGCATGGTGGGAAATATACGACAGCCTTTGCGCAAATTACGAAGACCTGATTCCGGACAGGTTGAGGCAAACTAGGAGATACCCGCTGCCATTTCATTGCCCTGTCCATGAAGCGGACAATCCGCATGTGGTTGGACAATTGCGGGACGTTTCCGAGAATGGACTGGGAGTCGTCGGCATGAGAGCCCGCACAGGCGACACGAAGAATCTTGTAATACAAGGTGATGAGTTCGGTGAGTTCGCCAGCTTTTCACTCGAGAGTACATGCCGTTGGATCACGAAAGACCAACGAGGAGTATTTGTGGCCGGGTTCGAGATTTCCCATATCTCGATTGGAAATTTGAAGGAATTCGAATTATTGCTTCATATAGTGAAGTCGCGAGTAGAGACAAACCGTTCCTCAGTGGGAGGCACGTGTTTCGCGGAGGTACCTGTCTCAGACGGGAGACTGACGAGAAATGAGAAGCGGTCGGATATTGCGTCCGACTTAATGGATTGA
- a CDS encoding PilZ domain-containing protein: MDSKQPIPANIVLHDIRSGLGDNGIMAKHGLSQKSLETLFQKLLAAKLITHEELYRRSSLYKKKMDRIVSRSHLRAEIGVSIPIYDVTCGRVGLMRDISEKGLRVAGIPAEKGDERTFQIPVGMLMQADPLLVIAECRWVTIKGKERKYHVAGFEIKVVSMSDRRLLKSLVDLLLARAASGKSGRESLKEIAESHVCSPTDIQELFLKEDHGVSLSHQSSAKNVAARCSAVTDAESTR, from the coding sequence ATGGATTCCAAACAACCAATTCCCGCAAACATAGTGCTTCATGACATTCGTTCCGGTCTGGGGGATAATGGGATCATGGCTAAACATGGCCTATCGCAGAAAAGCCTTGAGACCCTTTTCCAGAAGCTCCTCGCCGCGAAGCTTATTACCCATGAAGAACTCTACAGGAGATCTTCCCTGTACAAGAAAAAGATGGACCGGATCGTGAGCCGATCGCACCTAAGGGCAGAGATTGGAGTGAGCATCCCCATTTATGATGTCACATGCGGCAGGGTGGGACTAATGAGGGACATCTCAGAAAAAGGGCTGCGCGTGGCTGGAATCCCAGCAGAGAAGGGGGATGAGAGGACATTTCAAATTCCTGTCGGCATGCTCATGCAAGCTGATCCCTTGCTGGTGATAGCCGAATGCAGATGGGTTACGATAAAGGGCAAAGAAAGAAAATACCATGTGGCAGGATTCGAGATCAAAGTTGTGTCTATGAGCGACCGAAGGCTTCTCAAAAGCTTGGTCGATCTTTTGTTGGCGCGAGCTGCCAGTGGCAAGTCGGGGAGAGAGAGCCTTAAAGAGATCGCAGAATCCCATGTATGCTCTCCAACTGATATTCAGGAACTGTTTTTGAAAGAGGATCACGGTGTTAGCCTGTCACATCAAAGCTCTGCGAAAAATGTTGCAGCACGTTGTTCCGCCGTGACAGACGCGGAGAGTACTAGATGA
- a CDS encoding hybrid sensor histidine kinase/response regulator, whose product MNFSGEKTSQTLDLNQLFPLSLTQSGSFDLRRIQYNSFESVLQALSIPTLLVGRSHTIELANDSFISLANNLDPVGLKFSSLFLDNKELEHQQWLEHAIAERKHHVKETILQFGDKTVWVRMHLRTIRLATDHMLLVQIENLTAEKELSMSQKYKNLINIFPIGVAEFAPREKLSRNLRPDELWRAMLTFRLVDANTEFAKMHGHRYPDTLVGLTMSQFFPDIGKSRRLLAKWVNNDFQTLSFERKEKSFGRPSSNFENTLILNANDQAMLGIWWLKRDISERKRIEREMLRAQKLDSLGLLAGGIAHDFNNLLTAILGNISLGLSYSDVSPKSLERFQAAISATNRARDLTNQLLTFSKGGAPLKKPGSLADLLKECAGFILRGSKIRCKCSISNNLWAVDMDQGQISQVVNNLLINAVDAMPNGGVVLVRATNADIPDNDKIPLKKGKYVKASITDKGCGIRKEIAQKIFDPYFTTKKKGSGLGLSTSYFIIKKHGGMITVRSKVGVGTTFQFFLPATSSSSNPSEETEKLSVGAGGRILFMDDDVLVRDIAVELLSSLGYEVTPACDGEEALELCKAAVAQGRLFDVAILDLTVPGAMGGEETAPKMLEIDSSLRIIASSGYANSMVMSDYASYGFTAILPKPYDAKKLAATVGKVIANNPPGHEG is encoded by the coding sequence ATGAATTTTTCTGGTGAAAAGACTTCTCAAACGCTGGATTTAAACCAATTGTTTCCTTTGAGCCTTACCCAATCCGGGAGTTTCGACCTTAGGAGAATTCAATACAATTCCTTTGAGTCTGTGCTTCAGGCGCTGTCGATTCCTACCTTGCTTGTGGGTCGTAGCCACACTATAGAGTTGGCTAACGACTCTTTCATTTCGTTAGCGAACAACCTTGATCCGGTCGGACTGAAATTTTCGTCGCTATTCTTGGACAACAAAGAGCTAGAGCATCAGCAGTGGCTAGAACATGCCATTGCAGAGAGAAAACACCACGTCAAAGAGACGATCCTACAATTTGGAGACAAGACCGTTTGGGTCCGTATGCACTTGCGAACCATCAGGTTGGCCACCGATCACATGCTCTTGGTTCAAATAGAGAACCTGACAGCGGAAAAAGAACTTTCGATGAGCCAGAAATACAAAAATCTCATCAACATTTTTCCCATAGGAGTCGCTGAATTTGCACCGAGAGAAAAACTGTCAAGAAATCTTCGTCCAGATGAGCTATGGCGGGCTATGTTGACCTTTCGGCTGGTGGATGCAAATACCGAGTTCGCCAAGATGCACGGACATAGGTATCCAGACACGCTTGTCGGCCTTACGATGAGCCAATTCTTTCCAGATATAGGAAAGAGCAGGAGACTTCTCGCGAAATGGGTTAACAATGATTTTCAGACACTTTCATTCGAGCGAAAAGAAAAGAGTTTCGGGCGGCCATCGTCGAATTTTGAAAACACGTTGATCTTGAATGCAAACGATCAAGCAATGCTGGGAATCTGGTGGCTGAAGAGAGACATATCGGAAAGAAAAAGAATTGAGCGGGAAATGTTAAGGGCGCAAAAACTTGACTCCCTGGGACTCTTGGCCGGCGGGATAGCCCATGATTTCAACAACCTGCTGACAGCAATTCTCGGGAACATTTCTCTAGGCCTGAGCTATTCGGATGTCAGCCCAAAATCACTTGAACGGTTCCAAGCGGCGATTAGCGCCACAAATCGAGCTAGAGACTTGACAAACCAACTGCTGACCTTCTCGAAAGGAGGAGCACCTCTAAAGAAGCCAGGATCACTCGCTGACTTACTCAAAGAATGTGCAGGCTTTATTCTCAGGGGCTCTAAAATTCGGTGTAAATGCTCGATCTCCAATAATCTGTGGGCAGTAGATATGGATCAAGGACAAATCAGCCAGGTTGTCAACAACCTGCTCATAAATGCAGTGGATGCAATGCCCAACGGCGGGGTTGTGCTTGTCAGAGCCACGAATGCAGACATTCCCGACAACGACAAGATTCCTCTGAAAAAAGGGAAATACGTAAAAGCCTCAATTACGGACAAAGGTTGCGGTATAAGGAAGGAAATTGCCCAAAAGATATTCGATCCATATTTTACCACTAAGAAAAAAGGGAGTGGTTTGGGGCTGTCAACCTCATATTTTATAATTAAGAAACACGGGGGGATGATAACGGTTAGATCAAAAGTGGGCGTAGGTACGACTTTCCAATTTTTTCTCCCGGCCACATCGTCTAGCTCGAACCCTTCCGAGGAAACAGAGAAATTGTCTGTTGGAGCTGGTGGCAGAATCCTGTTCATGGACGACGACGTCCTTGTACGCGATATCGCTGTGGAGCTGCTGAGCAGTCTGGGGTATGAGGTCACACCGGCTTGCGATGGCGAGGAGGCCCTTGAACTGTGCAAGGCTGCAGTCGCACAGGGTAGATTGTTCGACGTTGCAATTCTTGACTTAACCGTCCCAGGGGCCATGGGAGGAGAAGAGACCGCCCCTAAAATGCTCGAAATCGATTCAAGTCTGAGGATTATCGCTTCCAGTGGATACGCTAACAGCATGGTCATGTCTGATTACGCATCTTACGGATTTACAGCGATTCTGCCAAAGCCGTATGATGCAAAAAAATTGGCTGCAACAGTTGGCAAAGTAATCGCGAATAATCCTCCGGGTCATGAAGGATAA
- a CDS encoding response regulator: protein MTDGSKPEILIVDDVTENIKILMDGLKSDYTTYFAKNGKAALEIAKAKSPDLILLDIVMPEMDGYEVCRRLKNNGSTSNIPVIFVTGKAEEDDETQGLELGAVDYVTKPFSLPIVKARVKNHLELKRRGDLIQENIAELKKADEALQRANADLMDANKRIMESIWYAHTIQTSFLPNDQEIAAHLRDYFIIWKPRDVIGGDLYQFKFFEKGFVVAVMDCTGHGVPGAIVTMIAGANLDRALEDVGYTNPALVLNKLNSLVKTSLNQHHAETSSDDGLDAGLCFVDTVRKELVFAGARIGLYCVRDGETRLIRGDKQSVGYKSSSLDFNYVNHTVSIDARTTFCMCTDGTIDQTGGPKGLPFDRKNFESLLSSHWDEAFCVQKQLIEKAIETYRGDEPQLDDITVVGFTV, encoded by the coding sequence ATGACCGATGGATCGAAGCCTGAGATATTGATAGTGGATGATGTGACCGAGAATATTAAGATCTTGATGGATGGTCTCAAATCGGACTATACGACCTATTTTGCCAAGAACGGCAAGGCCGCTCTGGAAATAGCCAAGGCCAAGAGCCCGGATCTGATTCTTCTCGACATCGTGATGCCGGAGATGGACGGCTATGAAGTATGTCGGAGGCTAAAGAATAACGGATCTACAAGCAATATTCCGGTAATATTCGTAACCGGCAAGGCAGAAGAGGACGATGAAACCCAGGGGCTGGAATTGGGCGCGGTGGATTATGTTACCAAACCGTTTAGCCTGCCGATTGTCAAGGCCAGAGTAAAGAACCATCTGGAGCTAAAACGTAGGGGCGACCTGATCCAAGAGAATATCGCTGAGCTCAAAAAGGCCGACGAGGCTCTTCAGCGAGCCAATGCAGACCTCATGGATGCCAACAAGAGGATTATGGAGAGCATCTGGTATGCCCATACCATCCAAACCTCCTTTCTTCCCAATGATCAGGAAATTGCAGCCCATTTGCGTGATTACTTCATCATATGGAAGCCTAGAGATGTCATTGGGGGGGATTTGTACCAATTCAAGTTCTTTGAAAAGGGCTTTGTGGTTGCTGTGATGGACTGCACCGGTCACGGTGTCCCCGGAGCAATAGTGACGATGATCGCCGGTGCGAATCTTGATCGAGCATTGGAAGACGTGGGGTATACCAACCCTGCTCTTGTCTTGAACAAGCTCAACTCGTTGGTGAAAACCTCGCTCAACCAGCACCATGCAGAGACTTCTTCTGATGACGGTCTGGATGCGGGCCTGTGCTTCGTGGACACGGTCCGCAAGGAACTGGTTTTTGCCGGAGCCAGGATTGGACTTTATTGTGTTCGTGATGGCGAAACCAGGTTAATCCGCGGTGACAAACAGAGTGTGGGGTACAAGAGTTCGAGCTTGGATTTCAACTACGTAAATCATACTGTCTCAATCGACGCGAGGACAACCTTTTGCATGTGCACGGACGGTACCATCGATCAGACGGGCGGACCAAAAGGTCTTCCATTTGACCGCAAGAATTTCGAGAGTCTCCTGTCGTCCCATTGGGATGAAGCGTTTTGCGTGCAAAAACAACTCATTGAAAAGGCGATCGAGACTTACAGAGGCGATGAACCACAATTGGACGACATCACGGTCGTAGGGTTCACTGTTTGA
- a CDS encoding response regulator has protein sequence MIDNPRPTILFVDNVIEDIKILMEAFESDYTCCFATSGGTALEVVRSRKPDLILLDTTMPDMDGYEICRRLKADETTRDIPVLFVYTMHEMGDETRGLELGAADYIAKPVNLSLVKAKIETHLKLREAMGNRILSACPVGIVCVRNRRFVWVSRTFVEMFGYQDESDFTGKDVEMIYASREEFERIGKIFYNPGTAGLISDVDVAFRRKDGSIFEGSISAEAADLSDPMKETIAVALDITERKKSEKALKEADTFLSSLINAIPVPIFYKDTDGRYLGFNRAYQEFYGKTIDELVGKSVFDIAPKELAEVYHAKDLELFRNPGIQSYEALVKDALGIVHNVVFHKATFNDSRGNLLGLIGVILDITERKKAENALKESDAFLSSLMNAIPVPIFYKDTDGRYLGFNKAFGELYSKKLEDLVGKSVFDLFPREQAKVYHAKDNELFVKPGVQVYESVLSDTRGMVHNVVFHKASFTDSQDNVRGLIGAILNITERKKAEEALAEALETAKQLRTQAEFATLAKSEFLAKMSHEIRTPMNAIIGFAGLALKTDLTSKQRDYLSKIDSSAKTLLGIINDILDFSKIEAGKLDLESIDFQLDEVINGIANMVSVKASEKDLELISQIGSNVPAALIGDPLRLGQVLVNLVNNAVKFTEHGHILIKVENVKNSYTDCVLKFSVTDTGIGMTPDQMTRLFAAFSQADTSVTRKFGGTGLGLTISKHLVEMMGGQISVESELGRGSTFSFSIEFGRASREKRRQLVPPQSVEGLKVLVVDDNPTAREVLVEQLDSLKFRVMSAPSARAAISELKRSSAQDAPYDLVVMDWKMPEMDGIEASRVIRNDADLQHAPSIIMVTAFGREDVMTRAEEVGINGFLMKPVTPSLMFDTIMQVFGHEPSTGTIQRRAAAPAVEPDFADLIEGAKVLLVEDNALNQQVANEILAGAGLFVEIANNGKEAVEAVETSEYDLVLMDVQMPVMGGYEATAVIRKNPRFKDLPIVAMTAHAMRGAKEECLNAGMNDYVSKPIDPAQLFSVLVRWIKPKDRPLSSAIRLVNERSAEHDTVEGDLPETIDGIDISAGLKRLSGNRGLYRQLLIDFGKKYILVPSEIDSLIEQGDLSTAADKAHALKGLAGNLSANGIFVAARELESAIKNGQRERLHHLATRLMEEKEILRHSLEAWIIAEEPSAMKDTVSEEGDQRIDVSRVSPVVRELAMFLKENNGEAIDHLKTLKPLVGSANLDQLIKIETLINDLEFEQALELLAKLTARLEISI, from the coding sequence ATGATCGACAACCCAAGGCCGACCATACTCTTTGTGGATAATGTGATCGAAGATATCAAAATCTTGATGGAAGCGTTCGAGTCCGACTACACGTGCTGCTTCGCCACGAGCGGTGGTACCGCGCTTGAAGTCGTGCGAAGCAGGAAACCGGATCTGATTCTTCTGGATACAACCATGCCAGACATGGACGGTTATGAAATCTGCCGCAGGCTAAAGGCGGATGAGACCACTCGGGATATTCCAGTTTTGTTCGTTTACACCATGCATGAGATGGGCGATGAGACGAGGGGGCTTGAACTCGGTGCGGCCGATTATATAGCCAAACCCGTCAACCTGTCTCTTGTCAAGGCCAAGATCGAAACTCATCTTAAACTGCGCGAAGCCATGGGGAATCGGATTCTCTCAGCATGTCCTGTGGGCATTGTGTGTGTGCGGAATCGACGCTTCGTTTGGGTAAGCAGGACATTTGTAGAAATGTTCGGCTATCAAGACGAGAGTGATTTCACAGGAAAAGATGTAGAAATGATCTATGCCTCCCGTGAGGAGTTCGAGCGCATTGGGAAAATCTTTTATAACCCCGGTACGGCGGGTCTGATATCCGACGTGGATGTTGCGTTCCGGCGCAAAGATGGGAGCATTTTCGAAGGCTCAATAAGTGCGGAAGCCGCTGACTTGTCCGACCCTATGAAGGAGACCATAGCAGTTGCTCTTGACATCACCGAGCGAAAGAAGTCAGAGAAGGCATTGAAGGAGGCCGACACATTTCTCTCGTCCCTCATAAATGCCATTCCGGTGCCAATATTTTACAAAGATACAGATGGCCGCTATCTCGGCTTCAACAGGGCGTACCAGGAGTTTTACGGCAAAACAATCGACGAGCTTGTCGGTAAGTCTGTTTTTGATATTGCCCCGAAGGAGCTGGCAGAAGTATACCATGCAAAGGATCTCGAACTCTTTCGTAATCCAGGTATTCAGAGCTATGAGGCGCTGGTGAAAGATGCCCTAGGCATCGTACACAATGTAGTTTTCCACAAGGCCACGTTCAATGACTCGCGAGGCAATCTTCTCGGACTGATCGGTGTGATTCTCGACATCACCGAACGCAAGAAGGCAGAGAATGCTTTGAAAGAGTCCGACGCATTTCTCTCGTCCCTGATGAACGCCATTCCGGTGCCAATATTTTACAAAGATACAGACGGCCGCTATCTAGGCTTCAACAAGGCGTTCGGAGAGCTCTACAGCAAGAAACTCGAGGACCTTGTAGGCAAATCTGTGTTCGACCTTTTTCCACGGGAGCAGGCAAAAGTATATCATGCAAAGGATAATGAACTTTTTGTTAAGCCCGGCGTCCAGGTCTATGAGTCGGTCCTCAGTGACACTCGAGGTATGGTTCACAATGTGGTTTTCCATAAAGCTTCATTCACCGACTCTCAAGACAATGTTCGGGGCCTGATCGGGGCAATTCTCAACATTACCGAACGCAAGAAGGCTGAAGAGGCATTGGCAGAGGCTTTGGAGACAGCCAAGCAATTAAGAACTCAAGCCGAATTCGCCACTCTGGCTAAGAGTGAATTTCTAGCCAAGATGAGTCATGAAATACGGACGCCGATGAATGCGATCATCGGCTTTGCCGGTCTGGCTTTGAAGACGGATCTCACCTCGAAGCAGCGTGATTACCTATCAAAAATTGATTCCTCGGCCAAAACTCTGCTTGGAATTATCAACGATATCCTGGATTTTTCCAAGATAGAAGCTGGCAAACTGGATCTTGAATCGATCGATTTTCAATTGGATGAAGTCATCAACGGCATCGCTAACATGGTATCGGTTAAGGCCTCGGAGAAAGACCTTGAGCTCATCAGCCAGATCGGAAGCAACGTCCCTGCGGCCTTGATTGGAGACCCCCTTCGTCTCGGACAGGTCTTGGTAAACCTGGTCAACAATGCCGTAAAGTTCACGGAACACGGTCACATCCTTATAAAGGTCGAGAATGTGAAAAACAGCTATACCGACTGTGTACTTAAATTTTCAGTGACTGACACTGGAATCGGCATGACCCCCGATCAAATGACAAGACTGTTTGCCGCCTTTTCCCAGGCTGATACCTCAGTGACCCGGAAATTCGGAGGGACCGGCCTTGGACTGACTATCAGCAAGCACCTCGTGGAGATGATGGGAGGACAAATATCCGTTGAGAGCGAACTGGGTCGGGGAAGCACTTTCAGCTTCAGCATCGAGTTTGGCCGAGCGTCCCGGGAGAAGAGACGACAACTTGTTCCACCCCAAAGTGTCGAGGGCCTTAAGGTGCTGGTGGTTGACGACAATCCCACGGCACGGGAAGTCTTGGTAGAGCAATTGGATTCGCTCAAGTTCCGCGTTATGTCCGCCCCTTCGGCTCGTGCCGCCATTTCCGAGTTGAAGAGATCCTCTGCTCAAGACGCTCCTTATGACCTAGTAGTCATGGACTGGAAGATGCCGGAAATGGATGGGATAGAAGCATCAAGAGTAATAAGAAATGATGCAGACCTGCAACATGCTCCTTCAATCATAATGGTTACAGCCTTTGGCCGTGAAGACGTGATGACACGCGCCGAAGAAGTCGGAATTAACGGCTTCCTGATGAAACCTGTCACGCCGTCGCTCATGTTCGACACGATCATGCAAGTATTCGGGCATGAACCATCGACAGGCACAATACAGAGGCGTGCGGCTGCACCGGCTGTGGAACCGGATTTCGCAGATCTGATCGAGGGCGCCAAGGTGCTCCTTGTGGAAGATAATGCGTTGAATCAGCAGGTAGCCAACGAGATCCTGGCAGGCGCCGGATTGTTCGTGGAAATTGCAAACAACGGCAAAGAGGCTGTGGAAGCCGTAGAGACCTCTGAATACGATCTTGTGCTCATGGACGTGCAAATGCCGGTGATGGGGGGGTATGAGGCCACAGCGGTGATACGGAAGAATCCTCGTTTCAAGGATTTGCCCATCGTTGCGATGACAGCTCATGCGATGCGGGGAGCTAAAGAGGAATGTCTCAACGCAGGCATGAATGATTACGTAAGCAAACCCATTGATCCCGCGCAGTTATTCTCTGTCCTGGTACGATGGATTAAACCCAAGGACAGACCGCTGAGTTCTGCCATTAGGCTCGTGAACGAAAGATCGGCAGAGCACGATACAGTAGAGGGCGACCTTCCCGAGACGATTGACGGCATAGACATATCTGCAGGATTAAAGCGGCTTAGCGGAAACCGGGGTCTTTATAGACAATTACTCATAGATTTCGGAAAGAAATACATTCTCGTACCAAGCGAAATAGACAGCTTGATAGAGCAAGGTGATCTCTCTACGGCAGCAGACAAAGCCCATGCCCTTAAGGGCCTTGCTGGGAATCTCTCGGCGAACGGTATATTTGTTGCCGCCAGAGAATTGGAGTCGGCCATCAAGAACGGCCAACGTGAACGCTTGCACCATTTGGCGACAAGATTGATGGAGGAAAAGGAGATTCTCCGCCATTCCCTCGAAGCCTGGATTATAGCCGAAGAACCGTCGGCTATGAAAGACACCGTTTCTGAAGAAGGCGATCAACGAATCGATGTGTCACGTGTTTCCCCTGTAGTCAGGGAACTCGCCATGTTCCTAAAGGAAAACAACGGCGAAGCCATCGATCACCTCAAGACTTTGAAACCTCTGGTGGGCTCGGCGAATTTGGATCAGTTGATCAAGATCGAGACGCTGATCAACGACCTGGAATTCGAGCAAGCGCTTGAACTTCTTGCAAAGCTTACCGCAAGATTGGAAATTTCAATTTAA
- a CDS encoding MOSC domain-containing protein: MPSGKIIAVCTSKKKGVPKTDAGSAVLEKDLGIQGDAHAGDWHRQISLLSIEQIQTMKDKGYDVKPGSFAENLTTTGFDLAAVKVGDRLRVGESVLLEVTQIGKECHTRCAIFNKVGECIMPEQGVFAKVLEGGPVTVGDSIEQV, from the coding sequence ATGCCCTCCGGAAAGATTATTGCCGTCTGCACGAGCAAGAAAAAAGGTGTTCCAAAGACCGACGCGGGATCCGCTGTCCTGGAAAAAGATCTGGGAATACAGGGTGATGCCCACGCGGGAGATTGGCACCGACAGATCTCACTGCTCTCCATCGAGCAGATCCAGACCATGAAGGACAAAGGATACGATGTGAAACCGGGTTCTTTTGCCGAGAATCTTACTACAACCGGATTCGACCTTGCTGCTGTTAAAGTTGGAGACCGATTACGGGTAGGTGAGTCCGTGCTTCTGGAAGTGACCCAAATTGGCAAGGAATGTCACACCCGCTGCGCGATCTTCAATAAAGTCGGTGAATGCATCATGCCTGAACAGGGCGTGTTTGCGAAAGTCCTGGAGGGCGGACCGGTAACTGTCGGGGATTCTATCGAACAGGTCTGA